In Phalacrocorax carbo chromosome 29, bPhaCar2.1, whole genome shotgun sequence, the sequence ggaccccccaacccctccccgaccccccccaattcctcccagaccccccccccTCGGGACCCCCCCCAATACCCCCTCTATgaccctccccccacccctaaggacccccccaaccccaccccccgccccctgAGACCCCCTCGGggtcccccccaacccccctgaacccccccagaccccccaaccccccccggacccccaaATACCTCCCCGACCCCCCAattcctcccagcccccccccaacGACTCCCCTCgacccaccccccaccccccccaaggACCCCCCAGGACCCTCATGAAACCCCTCActccccccccggggaccccccacTCAAACCTTTGACCTTTGCCCCCCCCGTGACCTCTGACCCTGCCTTAACACCGGAAGTGACCTTtagccccgcccccgccccccccaggcAATAAAGACCCTGCGGAGCCGCTGCCCCGAGTGTCTGCGCCTGCCCCGGGGGGCCacttggggggctggggggggtcggTTATGGGTCCTGAGGGGGCACttcgggggctggggggggtcggTTATGGGTCCCaggggggcacttggggggcgggggggagcggtTATGGGTCCCGGGGGTGCacttggggggctggggagggcggTTATGGGTCCCgggggggcacttggggggctggggagggcggTTATGGGTCCCgggggggcacttggggggctggggagggcggTTATGGGTCCCGGGGGGGCActtggagggctggggggggcggttatgggtcccgggggggcacttggggggctggggagggcagttatgggtcccgggggggcacttggggggcggggggggaggttATGGGTCCCGGGGGAGCActtggagggctggggggggcggtTATGGGCACTGAGGGGGCTAAGGGGGGCGGTTATGGGTCCCAGGGGGGCACTtgtggggctgaggggggcGTTTATGGGTCCCaggggggcacttggggggctAAGGGGGGGGCAGTTATGGGCCCCGAGGGGGCACTTGTGGGGCTGCGGGAGGCAGTTATGGGTCCGgggggggcacttggggggcggggggggaggtgtGGGGCTGGAGGCTCCATAGGGGTGGGGGAGGCCATGTTGGGTGCTATGGAAGAGGCCTTCCCACATTCCCGTCACGCCGCTGGCCAATCACGGCGCGGGAGGACCCGAGGTGCCCTATCACAGCGAAGGAGGACCCAAGTTGGCCAATCATGGCAATAGAGGACTTGAGTTGGCCAATCACGGCAAGGGACGAACCGAGATGGCCAATCACAGCGAGGGAGGGCCCGAGGTGGCCAATCACAGCAATGGAGGACCCGAGTTGGCCAATCATGGCGCGGGAGCACCGAGACAGCCAATCATGGCAAGGGACAACCCGAGATGACCAATCACAGCGAGGGAGGACCTGAGGTGGCCAATCACGGCGCGGGAGCACCCGAGGCGCCCCATAACCAGCTCCGCCCCTCCCTTTTCCCCACGCGGGGGCGGAGCTCGGGTCGGCGAACCTTGTTGACCAATCCagaccccaccaccccccacccgccccgccccctcagccccccaatAGGCCATTAGCGCGACCCACAGCGATGCCGTCGGCCATCTTGCCTCCCATCTCCCCCCCCGGGGTTCGGAAGGGGGGACGGGCCTTGAGGAGAGGCGTTTACTAATTGGTGACACAGCGTGGGCCAATAAAGTCAACGGCGATTGGCCGgcctggaggggaggggccaTGGGGGGGAAGGCGGGTCTCCGAGGTCACATGTTGCCGCCGGCGAAGCTGGCCATGGGGTAGGTGCTGGGGTCGTCCTTGTTGTGGAGCCACTTCCAATGAACGCCACCTGGGATTGGTCGATATTGCGGCCCAatgccttcccctcccacctttgccccgcccccccccccccccccttatttATCCTCACCTCTCCGCCTCCGGTAAAGGCAAACGGCCAATAGGAGGCCGAGGACCAACATGGCGGCGCCGGCGGCGCAGCCGGCGACCAATGGGATGAGCTGAGGCCGGGCtggtggagagagagagagagagacaccgACCAATCAGAAGGAAGGTAAATGACCCCCAAGTTGGGGGTCTGCCCCATAGGTCAGGAGGCACCATGTtgccccgcccccgcctccAAAAACCCAATTTCTCCCCAATTTTGGTGTCCCAGTGTGACGTCAGAAGGTCCCTCCGGCCAATGAGGGCCCTCAAAGCCCCTCCCGTGATCACGTGAGCACTGGAAGGTCCCCAAGGTCCCACCCCATAGGTCAGGAGGCACCATGTtgccccgcccccacccccacaaacCCAATTTCTCCCCAATTTTGGTGTCCCGACATGACATCAGAAGGTCCCTCCGGCCAATGGGGTCCCTCAAAGCCCCTCCCTTGGTCACGTGAGCGCGGGGCGGGTCCCCGAGGCCTTCGGGCCCTGGCGCGGTTGGGCGGGAGGAGCTCACCTTGCGCGGTGACCGTCATGGCTTCGCTGAGCGGCGACGGGATCCACCAATCGCTGACCTTCTCCTCGTAGCGGCAGGTGAAGCGGCCGCTGGCGCGGCGGGCCTCAGCGGCGGGGATGGTGAAGCGGAAGCGCTCGGCGGCGGCCATGGCGGTGAATTGCTGGACGCCATCTTTGTAGAAGGCGAATTTGcgtggggcggcggggccggcggctgCGCACGTGAGGCCCAAGGGGTCGCCGTCGATGACGTCGCCGGACGGGGGGTCCAGGAGCAAagagggctgggaagggggggctggggagacacgggcggggggtgggggcgggtgAGAGGAGAGGCGGCACCACGGGGCGGTGACGCTCGCAGTGGTGGAAAAGGGGAATTTGTGATGGAAAAAGTGAAATTCATGAAAATGTGAGGTTCgtgaaaatgtgaaattaatgaaaatgtgaaatttgtTACCACAAGAAGGTGAAAttcatgaaaatgtgaaatttgtTACCACGAGAAGGTGAAAttcatgaaaatgtgaaatttgtTACCACGAGAAGGTGAAAttcatgaaaatgtgaaatttgtTACCACGAGAAGGTGAAATTCGTGATCATGAAAACGTGAAATTTGTCATCACGAGATgacaaaattaatgaaaaacgTGAAATTCATTGTCACGAGACgatgaaattaatgaaaatttgaaatttaTTGTCACAAGATgatgaaattaatgaaaatatgaaattcaTTGTCACGAGAAGGTGAAAttcatgaaaatgtgaaattcaTCATCTCAAGAAGGTGAAATTTGTGTTCATGAAAACGTGAAATTTGTTGTCATGAGAAGGTAAAAttcatgaaaatgtgaaattcatgaaaatgtgaaatttgtcataatgagaaaatgaaattcatCATCTCAAGAAGGTGAAATTCATGAAAACATGAAATTCATCGTCACCAGAAGGTGAAATTCGTCATcatgaaaatttgaaatttgTCGTCACGAGACAGTGAAATTCATGAAAACGTGAAATTCGTCATTGCCAGAAGGTGAAATTCGTGAAAATTTGAAATTCGTCGTCGCGAGACGATGAAATTCGCGATCGTGAACACGTGACCCCTCGAGGCCACGACAGGGTGGATCCCGTCGTTGCGAGGCCCCGCcctcggccccgcccccccccgggaaGGCCTTTCAAGGGTGGACGGCGGCCTTTTACGTGCCCGAACGTGCCCTCGGGGCGAAAGGGCCGAAACCCGTCGCTTTTCAACCAaattttcccccctcccccctcaaATTTTGAAATCTTCGGCCCGACCCGGGCCTGAATTTGGGGCCGGGCGTGCGACCGCCTCCAGCCCTCGCCGCGGGACCCGAGGATGGAGCCTACCCTTCACGGTAACGCCCACGGCTTCGCTCCGGGGCGTCGGCACCCACGTCCCGCCCACGTCCTCCTCCACCGCGCAGCTGAAATTCCCGCCGAAGCTCTTGGGGATTCGCGGGAAGAAGAATTCGGAGAAATTCCCGATTCTCCTCAATTTGGAGCCCGCTTGGCCCGGAGAAATCTCCAAGCCGTTCCTGTAGAAGCGGAACCTCAACGTGAAGTCGTCTCTGGAGGCCTCGCACGTGAGGTGTAAGGGATAATCTTCGCCCACCACGCCGGTGGGAGGATCAACACCCAAGCGAGGAGCCAGAGCGgcctctggggagaaaaattgGGGAAGAAGGCCTTAAAAACGCcttaaaaacaccttaaaaacaccttaaaaTGCCTTAAAACACCTTAAAGTGCCTTTTTTAAATGCCTTAAAAACGCCTTTAAAACgctttaaaaatgcctttaaaagccttaaaaactccttaaaaatgcctttaaaaagccttaaaaacgtcttaaaatgccttttaaatgcctttttaaatgcctttttaaatgCCTTAAAAAGGCCttaaaaagccttaaaaatgccttaaaaatgccttaaaacACCTTAAAAATGCCTTAAAGTGCCTTTTTAAACGCcttaaaaatgccttaaaaacGCCTTTAAAAAGCCTTGAAAACGCTTTAAAAACTCcttaaaaatgccttaaaaacGCCTTAAAAACgtcttaaaatgcctttttaaacgCCTTAAAAAGGCCTTAAAAACGTCTTAAAAAGCCTTAAAAAGGCCttaaaatgccttaaaaacGCCTTAAAAGCGCCTTAAAAGCGCCGGTTTGGGGCAAAAGCACATCCGCTGGGCGGCGGGAGGAAGAGGCGGCCGAAGCTCGGCTTCCGCTCGACCGTTCTGAGCGGGCAAACCCAAACGTCGGCCCCGCGGCGACGGCGGCGGGGGTTGGGGTCGCTCCCCCGCGCCGGCGGCTCCTTCCCCGCGCCCGGAAGAAGCCGGGTTTCTCCCCCGAGACTCGCGGCGTTACCTCTGACCAGCACCCCCACGGCCCGGCTGCGGTACGAGGGGATCCATCGGCCTTCGGTTTTCTCCTCGTAGCCGCAGGTGAAGTTGCCCGTGTGGTGCCGGTGGCTCCCAGGCACCCGGAGCTGAGCTTCGGCGGCTCCTGAGGCCACCACGGTGCCGTCGGCGACCTTGGCCTTCCCGTTGTAGAAATTAAACCTCCGCTCCGAATCCCCCGCCGGGGCGGcgcagaggaagaggaggggttGGCCTTCGACCGTGACGGCGGTTGAGGACTTCAAGGCCAGCGTGGGTTGAGGTGGATGGTCTGAAGGTAGGAAGaaaacacccacccaccccccgccTCAGATTAGACGTTTATTTTGGGGGGAAGCGCAGCTTTTTGGCCAACCCGAGCCTGACTCGGTTGGACCGcaacggggcgggggcggggggaagggtTGAGGCGGCGAATTTGACTCCGTGACGGtgaaatggaaggagaaaaattcttgaaggagaaaaatggaaggagaaaaatggaaggagaaaaatggaaggagaaaaattattgaaGGAGAAagttttttaaggagaaaaatggaaggagaaaaatggaagaaaaattattgaaggagaaaaattattgaaagagaaaaattgaaggagaaaaatggaaggagaaaaattattgaaggagaaaaattgaaggagaaaaattattgaaGGAGAAagttttttaaggagaaaaatggaaggagaaaaattattgaaggaaaaaaattattgaaggagaaaaatggaaggagaaaaatggaaggagaaaaattattgaaggagaaaaattgaaggagaaaaattattgaaGGAGAAAGTTTTTTAAGGCGAAAAATGGAAGGCGAAAAattgaaggggaaaaattattgaaggggaaaaatggaaggggaaaaattgaagacaaaaatggaaggagaaaaatttttaaggagaaaaatggaaggagaaaaattgaagagaaaaatggaaggggaaaaaccaAGGCCCGCCTGGGGCTCGGAGGAACGTATCTGCATCCGGCCGAAGTCGCGCGGGGAGGAGGGCGAtggcggcggggggcaggggaggggaggggagggggccgaTGCCCCGCCTACCCCTGACGTTGATGACGACGGCTTCGCTCTCCTGGGAGCGGACGGGGCGGCGGGCTTTGTTCAGCAGGGTGTAGGTGCACAGGTGCGCCCCGCCGTC encodes:
- the LOC135318360 gene encoding uncharacterized protein LOC135318360 is translated as MGPLRLVPLLTSLQMLLLRAAVTDLPPPPPAITVTPWKSEYLIGDTVSMQCVAPGSKEKLQGFQFAGTSGWAVNIRTPRRACVYSFNITGPKDGGAHLCTYTLLNKARRPVRSQESEAVVINVRDHPPQPTLALKSSTAVTVEGQPLLFLCAAPAGDSERRFNFYNGKAKVADGTVVASGAAEAQLRVPGSHRHHTGNFTCGYEEKTEGRWIPSYRSRAVGVLVREAALAPRLGVDPPTGVVGEDYPLHLTCEASRDDFTLRFRFYRNGLEISPGQAGSKLRRIGNFSEFFFPRIPKSFGGNFSCAVEEDVGGTWVPTPRSEAVGVTVKAPPSQPSLLLDPPSGDVIDGDPLGLTCAAAGPAAPRKFAFYKDGVQQFTAMAAAERFRFTIPAAEARRASGRFTCRYEEKVSDWWIPSPLSEAMTVTAQARPQLIPLVAGCAAGAAMLVLGLLLAVCLYRRRRGGVHWKWLHNKDDPSTYPMASFAGGNM